One Pseudorasbora parva isolate DD20220531a chromosome 8, ASM2467924v1, whole genome shotgun sequence DNA window includes the following coding sequences:
- the si:dkey-262k9.2 gene encoding uncharacterized protein si:dkey-262k9.2 produces the protein MLRLLFLFLIIQGSAVKSEDTEGTSSGSFGDDEDADDEYSSDVINPYNGVQVKSEVPEADPGLDKSTGGEEAGGTTLVIVIAAVSVTVLAIASIVATVFFRRYLQRREQGVYSVPAEQGQKAAV, from the exons ATGCTGCGTTTACTCTTTCTGTTTTTGATTATTCAAGGATCAG CCGTAAAATCAGAAGACACAGAAGGAACCTCTTCAGGGTCTTTCG GTGACGATGAGGATGCTGATGACGAGTATTCTAGCGACG TGATTAATCCGTATAATGGGGTTCAGGTTAAATCAGAAGTTCCTGAAGCAGATCCTGGATTAGATAAATCTACAGGAGGTGAAGAAGCTGGAG GTACAACCTTGGTAATCGTCATAGCAGCCGTTAGCGTCACAGTTCTGGCCATTGCAAGTATTGTAG CTACTGTCTTCTTCAGACGCTACTTGCAACGCCGAGAACAGGG GGTCTACTCTGTGCCAGCAGAGCAAGGACAGAAAGCTGCTGTCTAA